Proteins from one Paraburkholderia sp. BL10I2N1 genomic window:
- a CDS encoding porin, whose protein sequence is MQATTTRLLLCGALCAFTTSAFAQSSVTLYGVVDTGIEYVSHANAAGDHVFRMPAVTGELPSRWGLRGVEDLGGGYSAIFTLESGFNVRDGSSGQGGRLFGRQAFVGLKSAYGTVAFGRQYTMTYLSLQGADIIGPDIYGMGSLDAYVPNARADNSVTYMGSYKGFTLGAGYSFGRDSAGTGNSPGQGTCAGSVPGHATECRDWSVMLKYDAPYFGIAASYEEQRGGTNAAANFFDGVAITPLTHAADKDARTHVSAYAQYAGVKLGAGWLGRRVVTDSPAVPNVRSDLFFVGASYFVTPAFLVDGEVFRIVNAEHDTRATMGTLRTTYLLSKRSSVYAQAAYLANSAKARYSVSGGGGGTTPGAGMGQTGVMVGIKHMF, encoded by the coding sequence ATGCAGGCAACAACGACCCGCCTTCTGCTGTGCGGCGCACTCTGCGCATTCACCACGAGCGCTTTCGCGCAATCGAGCGTCACGCTGTACGGCGTCGTCGATACGGGTATCGAATACGTATCGCACGCGAACGCCGCCGGCGATCATGTGTTCCGCATGCCCGCCGTAACAGGCGAACTGCCTTCGCGCTGGGGCTTGCGCGGCGTCGAAGATCTGGGCGGAGGCTATAGCGCGATCTTCACGCTCGAAAGCGGCTTCAACGTGCGCGACGGCAGTTCAGGCCAGGGTGGCCGGCTGTTCGGACGACAGGCCTTCGTCGGCCTCAAGAGCGCGTACGGGACGGTCGCATTCGGGCGTCAATACACGATGACCTACCTGTCGTTGCAAGGCGCAGACATCATCGGGCCGGACATCTACGGCATGGGTTCGCTCGACGCGTACGTGCCTAATGCGCGCGCCGACAATTCCGTGACCTACATGGGCAGCTACAAGGGATTCACGCTGGGCGCGGGCTATTCGTTCGGGCGCGATTCGGCGGGCACGGGCAATTCGCCGGGGCAGGGCACCTGCGCGGGTTCGGTGCCCGGCCATGCAACGGAATGCCGCGACTGGTCGGTGATGCTCAAGTACGACGCACCGTACTTCGGCATCGCTGCCTCATACGAAGAGCAGCGTGGCGGCACGAACGCAGCCGCCAACTTCTTCGATGGCGTGGCAATCACGCCGCTCACCCATGCCGCCGACAAGGACGCGCGCACGCACGTCAGCGCGTATGCGCAATACGCCGGCGTGAAGCTCGGCGCGGGCTGGCTCGGGCGTCGCGTCGTGACGGATTCACCCGCTGTGCCGAATGTACGTTCCGACCTGTTCTTCGTCGGCGCTTCGTACTTCGTGACGCCCGCGTTTCTTGTCGACGGCGAGGTGTTCCGCATCGTCAACGCCGAACACGACACGCGCGCGACGATGGGCACACTGCGCACGACTTATCTGTTGAGCAAGCGCTCTTCCGTATACGCACAAGCCGCGTATCTCGCCAACAGCGCGAAGGCGCGCTACTCGGTAAGCGGCGGCGGTGGCGGCACGACGCCGGGCGCGGGCATGGGACAGACGGGCGTGATGGTCGGCATCAAACATATGTTCTAG
- the mhpT gene encoding 3-(3-hydroxy-phenyl)propionate transporter MhpT: MTTQPIAGTGAVITLSLCFAIALLEGLDLQSVGVAAPRMAREFGLTVAQMGLAFSAGTFGLLPGAMFGGRLADRIGRKRVLILSACVFGLLSIATALVSSFGMLVVVRVLTGMGLGGALPNLIALSSEAVSPKARNTAVSVMYCGIPFGGVIASIIGIVSFGDTDWRHIFYVGGAGPLVLVPLLIAFLPESSAFRKASRGAKPQPAPVGEVLFGAHRGLSTLQIWISYFCTLIVLYFLLNWLPSLMAARGLARAEVGYVQIFFNIGGGLGALFIGMLMDRLRGGAVVSGMYIGIIASLAALSVAPGFAWLAVSAYFAGMFVIGGQSVLYALAAVFYPTAMRGTGVGAAVAVGRIGSVVGPLAAGALLATGRSSSMVIGASIPVTLIAAVAALLLIRRPRAAD; the protein is encoded by the coding sequence ATGACGACGCAGCCCATTGCGGGCACGGGCGCCGTCATCACATTGAGCCTTTGTTTCGCGATCGCCCTGCTGGAAGGGCTGGACCTGCAATCGGTCGGTGTCGCGGCGCCGCGCATGGCGCGCGAATTCGGCCTGACGGTCGCGCAGATGGGGCTCGCGTTCAGCGCGGGCACCTTCGGTCTGTTGCCAGGTGCGATGTTCGGCGGGCGTCTTGCGGATCGCATCGGACGCAAGCGGGTGCTGATCCTGTCGGCATGCGTGTTCGGCCTGCTGTCGATCGCGACGGCGCTGGTATCGAGCTTCGGCATGCTGGTGGTGGTGCGCGTGCTGACGGGCATGGGACTCGGCGGCGCGCTGCCGAACCTGATCGCGCTATCGTCGGAGGCCGTGTCGCCGAAGGCGCGCAATACGGCCGTGAGCGTGATGTATTGCGGCATTCCATTCGGCGGCGTGATCGCATCGATCATTGGCATCGTCAGCTTCGGCGATACGGACTGGCGGCATATCTTCTATGTCGGCGGCGCGGGGCCGCTGGTGCTGGTGCCGTTGCTGATCGCGTTCCTGCCCGAATCCAGTGCGTTTCGCAAGGCGTCGCGTGGCGCGAAGCCGCAGCCCGCGCCCGTCGGCGAAGTGCTGTTCGGTGCACATCGCGGCCTGTCCACGCTGCAAATCTGGATCAGCTATTTCTGCACGCTGATCGTTCTCTATTTCCTGCTCAACTGGCTGCCGTCGCTGATGGCGGCGCGCGGTCTCGCGCGCGCCGAAGTCGGCTACGTGCAGATCTTCTTCAACATCGGCGGCGGACTGGGCGCGCTCTTCATCGGCATGTTGATGGACCGGCTGCGCGGCGGCGCGGTTGTCTCGGGCATGTACATCGGGATCATCGCGTCGCTCGCGGCCTTGTCGGTTGCGCCGGGTTTCGCCTGGCTCGCCGTCTCGGCGTACTTCGCCGGCATGTTCGTGATCGGCGGGCAATCGGTGCTCTACGCGCTCGCCGCCGTCTTCTACCCGACGGCCATGCGCGGCACAGGCGTCGGCGCGGCGGTGGCCGTGGGCCGGATCGGCTCCGTGGTCGGCCCGCTCGCGGCGGGCGCATTGCTGGCGACAGGCCGCAGTTCGTCGATGGTGATCGGCGCGAGTATTCCCGTCACGCTCATCGCCGCCGTTGCCGCACTGCTGCTGATCCGCCGTCCGCGCGCCGCGGACTGA